The Candidatus Micrarchaeota archaeon nucleotide sequence GAGCCTGGGCATAGGGCACGTGATATCCCAGGTAAAGCCCAAGGACAAGCTGGACAAGATAGCAGAGCTGCAAAAAGAAGGCAATGTGGTCGCCATGATCGGCGATGGCGTGAACGATGCGCCGGCACTGACAAAGGCCGATGTCGGCATAGCCATAGGTGCTGGCACAGAGGTTGCAATACAGGCTGGCGACATCATCCTGATAAAGAACAGCGTCTACGATGCATTCGTGGCCCTTCAGCTCGGAAAGAGGACGATGTCAAAGATAAGGCAGAATCTTTTCTGGGCGTTTGGTTACAACATAATACTGATTCCGATTGCCGCGGGCGCGCTCATCCCTGTATTCACGGTAAGCGTGTACAATCTCTTGCCCATGCTCGCCGCTTTGGCAATGGCATTTAGCTCGGTAACCGTTGTGTCGAACTCGCTCTTATTGGGCATTGGCAACTACTCCTAAAACAGCGGCAAATGACATCAGTCTATCTCGTCAAGCCCGAGATCGTCTATGTTGAACTTCCCGGATTCCGCGTCCTTCTGCGATTGCTGTATGCTGTCCTCAACGTATTCCGCGAGCCCCACGCCGCCCATGACAACCATTATCTTCAGCGTGTTCTTCGGGAGTTTCGGGTCTATCCTCGCGCCCCACTTCAGCATGGCCTCGTCGTTTATCCTGCTTGACACAGCACGGAAAACGTTTTCCGCCTCCTTCAGCGTCAGGTCGCTACCGCCTATTATGTTGACAAGCGCCTTTCTCGACTTCGATATGTCTATGTCCAGTAGTGGGCTGTCCAGGGTCTCGCTGATCGCCTTCTCTATCCTCTTGTCCTCGTTAGCCGCGTGCGATTCGCCCATGCCTATCAGCGCGTAGCCCGAATCCTGCAATACGCTCTTGAGGTCCGCAAAGTCAAGGTTGACCATGCCTGATTTGGTTATCATCTCTATTATGCCCTTGGTCGCATTGGCAAGGAAATCGTCTATCTTGTCGAACGCCTTCTCGAGCGTCAGGTTCGGGGCGATCCCGAGGAGCTTGTCGTTCGGTATCACTATCGTTGTATCTGTGTTGCCCTTGAGCCTTGAGAGCCCTACAAGCGCGCGCTTCATCCTGACCTTGCCCTCGCTGGTGAATGGAAGCGTAACTATCGCTACAGTAAGCGCCCCAGAATCCTTTGACTGCCCTGCAATTACAGGCGCTGCGCCGGTTCCTGTGCCTCCCCCAAGCCCGCAATTGACGAACACGAGCTGGGCCTCGCTTACCGTGTGCCTTATCTCGTCAGTGCTCTCAACCGCTGCCTCTTCCCCGAGAGAAGGGTCGCTTCCTGCGCCCATTCCCTTTGTAACGGTCCTTCCAAGAAGCAGCTTCCTCTG carries:
- the ftsZ gene encoding cell division protein FtsZ; translated protein: MARKHVKPRVKKRTKRPTRKKSVRKAKRHVKPDAKRRSVARKRTGSIKVRARARRHARRVERVASIDQEITAVDQKEITKFASISRTKVYVIGVGGSGSNTMTRMSELHIEGATLIATNTDAPHLENTKAQRKLLLGRTVTKGMGAGSDPSLGEEAAVESTDEIRHTVSEAQLVFVNCGLGGGTGTGAAPVIAGQSKDSGALTVAIVTLPFTSEGKVRMKRALVGLSRLKGNTDTTIVIPNDKLLGIAPNLTLEKAFDKIDDFLANATKGIIEMITKSGMVNLDFADLKSVLQDSGYALIGMGESHAANEDKRIEKAISETLDSPLLDIDISKSRKALVNIIGGSDLTLKEAENVFRAVSSRINDEAMLKWGARIDPKLPKNTLKIMVVMGGVGLAEYVEDSIQQSQKDAESGKFNIDDLGLDEID